Proteins encoded within one genomic window of Psilocybe cubensis strain MGC-MH-2018 chromosome 2, whole genome shotgun sequence:
- a CDS encoding putative magnesium transporter NIPA1 encodes MSSLTPSATSAVAAASSSAANKTLSAGSNLKIVGIILAITSGLLIGSSFVFKKKGLLRSQAGGELGEGVAYLKSPLWWLGMSSVFLPNLLYCSCLNSLAAYAFVEAIVVTPLGALSVVVCAILSSIFLNEKLSFFGWLGCALCILGSVIIALNGPKEETVGQIKEFQKLFLAPGFLAFISVLIVTSLVIVFYFAPKYGKKSMLWYIAVCSMIGGISVSVTTGLGAAIVQTAMGDNQFKHWFMYFLFGFVVITLLVEVYYLNVALALFNTAMVTPTYYVVFTFFSMVTTIVLFQGLEASPTQIITLVMGFLVICLGITILQMSKVDPEKLSNKLDRRSTMLLRAASVHTDHMDEKGGMSAYEDPGMDALRGSFGTVGSIIRARTVKRMSQRMSHQSGGSHLRMRPPGAAAPYDATTSWMSSAGLGPGDSLNRRHGESMIGGMQRHQLYDAPVPRDDASSIRAGSVYSQNQTQSQLMSKKPTIKFDSQEIVHSYSRPGQPQSPATHEHRQAIHGSMIVHDGYPPLPPLPPHSTPDPSPRASAVPEASSTTAGEGVLFEMDSPEIPRGTAGMKLPLLGGDKDLDDNQTLLMPPLLRNEHTVHSAPPTMYRVVPRPGAVGMAHQQHQLPTRKDSRDIFDQERLSTVATRGTLLSFPSVTDSSPSDWEDDFSRADAPSETSRPGGLAGKAKEDKARDRSKEKGSRTPKRYPKGLDDDDLEESQRLWQKATSAENSLENSEEGTILPPPEGSIRLVQPRKNMI; translated from the exons atgTCGTCCTTAACACCCTCTGCAACGTCTGCGGTGGCGGCAGCGTCATCATCTGCCGCCAATAAAACACTATCAGCGGGTTCCAACCTCAAG ATTGTTGGCATTATCCTGGCTATTACGAGCGGTCTTCTCATCGGCTCTAGTTTTGTattcaagaagaaaggtcTACTTCGCTCGCAGGCGGGCGGAGAGTTGGGTGAAGGTGTAGCATATCTGAAATCG CCACTATGGTGGTTAGGGATGAGCA GTGTGTTCTTGCCAAATCTCCTTTACTGTTCATGTCTCAACTCCCTTGCAGCATATGCATTTGTAGAGGCCATCGTTGTT ACGCCGTTAGGTGCACTATCTGTCGTTGTCTGCGCTATCTTATCCTCTATATTCCTCAACGAGaagctttctttctttggttGGTTGGGATGCGCTCTGTGTATA CTCGGGTCTGTCATCATTGCACTGAACG GCCCAAAGGAAGAGACTGTCGGCCAAATAAAAGAGTTCCAGAAACTCTTCCTAGCACCCGGTTTCCTAGCCTTCATCTCGGTCCTGATAGTCACCTCTCTCGTCATTGTGTTCTATTTTGCTCCAAA GTATGGCAAAAAGAGCATGCTGTGGTATATTGCTGTGTGTAGTATGATTGGTGGCATCTCCGTCAGTGTCACCACTGGTCTCGGGGCGGCCATTGTACAAACAGCCATGGGCGACAATCAGTTCAAGCACTGGTTTATGTATTTCTTGTTCGGATTTGTGGTTATTACCCTAT TGGTAGAAGTCTATTACCTTAATGTCGCACTTGCTTTGTTTAATACTGCTATGG TAACGCCAACATACTATGTCGTCT TCACCTTCTTCTCAATGGTTACAACGATC GTCCTCTTCCAAGGTCTCGAAGCCAGCCCAACACAAATTATTACCCTAGTGATGGGCTTCCTGGTTATCTGTCTAGGCATTACGATTCTTCAGATGTCGAAGGTCGATCCCGAGAAACTCTCTAACAAGCTCGATCGACGATCAACAATGTTGCTGCGCGCGGCAAGTGTCCACACAGATCATATGGATGAGAAGGGCGGAATGAGTGCATACGAGGATCCGGGAATGGATGCGCTGAGAGGGTCCTTTGGCACAGTGGGTAGCATCATCCGGGCGAGGACAGTCAAGCGAATGAGTCAACGGATGAGCCATCAAAGCGGCGGAAGCCACCTGCGCATGCGTCCGCCTGGTGCTGCTGCGCCGTACGACGCTACCACATCATGGATGAGCTCAGCAGGCCTCGGTCCAGGAGACAGCCTCAACCGGCGGCATGGCGAAAGCATGATCGGCGGGATGCAACGACATCAGTTGTACGATGCTCCGGTGCCTAGAGATGACGCTTCGTCGATACGCGCAGGATCTGTGTACTCCCAGAATCAGACCCAGTCTCAATTGATGAGCAAGAAACCAACGATCAAGTTCGACAGCCAGGAGATCGTGCACTCATATAGTCGGCCTGGGCAACCGCAGAGTCCAGCAACGCACGAGCACCGCCAGGCTATCCATGGCTCTATGATTGTTCACGATGGGTATCCCCCGCTGCCACCACTACCTCCACATTCAACGCCGGACCCATCACCACGGGCAAGCGCCGTTCCTGAGGCTAGCTCAACAACAGCAGGTGAAGGTGTTCTGTTTGAAATGGACAGCCCTGAGATTCCACGAGGGACAGCTGGGATGAAGCTACCCCTGCTAGGCGGCGACAAGGATCTGGATGATAATCAGACACTGCTTATGCCGCCATTATTGAGGAACGAACATACAGTGCACAGCGCACCTCCGACGATGTACCGTGTCGTGCCCCGGCCTGGTGCTGTGGGTATGGCTCATCAACAGCATCAACTACCTACGAGGAAGGATTCGCGAGATATCTTTGACCAAGAGCGCTTGAGCACAGTTGCCACGAGAGGGACTTTgctctctttcccttctgTGACGGACTCTTCACCTAGTGACTGGGAAGACGACTTTTCACGAGCCGATGCTCCTAGTGAAACCTCCCGGCCAGGTGGGTTGGCCGGAAAGGCTAAGGAAGATAAGGCCAGGGATCGGTCGAAGGAAAAAGGTTCACGGACACCGAAGAGATACCCCAAGGgtcttgatgatgatgacttgGAGGAGAGCCAGCGACTATGGCAAAAGGCGACGAGCGCGGAGAACAGCCTAGAAAATTCAGAAGAAGGGACAATCTTACCACCCCCGGAAGGCAGCATACGACTGGTGCAACCGCGGAAAAACATGATTTAG
- a CDS encoding NADPH dehydrogenase afvA — protein sequence MSGAENLPAPGVSFYTPFQNPPAGTASNKQPNGKPIPKLFQPLKIRGVEFPNRIFLSPLCQYSAKDGIVTPWHLAHLGGIISRGPGLSFVEATAVTPEGRITPQDVGIWSDAHADALAHVVEFAHSQSQKIGIQLAHAGRKASTVAPWLNGSLAGPELGGWPDDIWGPSSIPFTPGDPNPKELTVEGIKKIVNAFAEGAKRAVKAGFDVIEIHNAHGYLLSSFVCPTSNKRTDNYGGSFANRIRFTLEVVDAVRAVIPKTMPLFLRISGTEWLEFVAPNEESWTSKDTVRIAPILAEHGVDLLDVSAGGNDCRQKVRSGPEYQVSFAADVKAAHGSKILVGAVGGLYEAKTAEGVLESGRADVIFIGRQFQKNPGQVWAIADELAIDAKFASQMQWGFKGRFSKVLGTSKM from the exons ATGTCCGGCGCCGAGAATCTACCAGCTCCCGGAGTTTCCTTTTACACACCTTTTCAAAACCCACCTGCTGGAACGGCATCCAACAAACAACCCAACGGAAAGCCAATACCAAAGCTTTTTCAACCTTTGAAGATAAGGGGAGTGGAGTTCCCCAACAGAATATTC CTCTCACCGTTGTGCCAGTATTCAGCAAAAGATGGCATTGTCACACCGTGGCATCTCGCGCACC TCGGGGGCATCATAAGTCGCGGTCCGGGCCTTTCATTCGTTGAGGCGACTGCAGTGACGCCAGAAGGCCGTATCACTCCTCAAGATGTCGGCATATGGTCAGACGCCCACGCTGATGCCCTAGCACATGTCGTGGAATTTGCTCATTCACAATCTCAGAAGATCGGCATCCAACTTGCCCATGCTGGTCGCAAAGCTTCTACCGTTGCTCCTTGGCTAAACGGTAGCCTAGCGGGTCCAGAACTCGGGGGCTGGCCGGACGATATCTGGGGCCCTTCCAGTATACCATTCACACCAGGCGATCCCAACCCCAAAGAGCTCACTGTCGAAGGAATCAAAAAAATCGTCAACGCTTTTGCCGAGGGAGCAAAAAGAGCAGTGAAGGCAGGATTTGACGTCATTGAGATCCACAACGCGCATGGATATCTTTTGAGTTCGTTCGTCTGCCCAACGAGCAACAAACGTACAGATAATTATGGAGGCAGTTTTGCAAACCGAATCCGTTTCACACTGGAAGTCGTCGATGCAGTGCGAGCTGTTATTCCGAAGACTATGCCACTATTCCTGAG AATTTCGGGAACCGAATGGTTAGAATTCGTTGCGCCTAATGAAGAATCATGGACCTCGAAGGATACGGTCAGAATCGCACCAATTCTTGCAGAACATGGTGTAGACCTGTTGGATGTGTCGGCTGGTGGAAACGATTGTCGCCAGAAGGTCCGCTCAGGACCTGAGTATCAGGTCTCATTCGCTGCAGATGTCAAGGCGGCCCATgggtcaaaaatcttagtAGGCGCCGTCGGAGGCCTATACGAAGCTAAAACAGCCGAAGGCGTCTTGGAATCTGGCAGGGCAGATGTCATCTTTATTGGAAGGCAGTTCCAGAAGAATCCTGGCCAGGTGTGGGCTATTGCAGACGAACTTGCGATTGATGCGAAGTTTGCCAGCCAAATGCAGTGGGGATTTAAAGGTAGATTCTCCAAAGTACTAGGAACTAGTAAGATGTGA
- a CDS encoding GET complex subunit get1, translated as MSPLITIFLLVFIGQLVTWIGKTVLLDIAYNAYLWVIRSPLAARQRALKTQIMANKTELMKTSAQDQFAKWAKLRRSVDKGLADLEKLNSEIASAKSGFAMKFNTALWLLTTGLQFVVGWWYRKQPVFFLPEGWFGPLGWWLALPFAPAGSVSVGVWQMACRRVIVVGERVVKDFIGPSTVSADPSEKSATSTPNNTPKKESEKKDS; from the exons ATGTCGCCACTAATCACCATATTTCTTCTGGTCTTTATTGGTCAACTGGTAACGTGGATAGGCAAGACCGTCTTGCTAGACATC GCATATAACGCGTACCTCTGGGTGATTCGTTCGCCTTTGGCAGCGCGCCAGCGTGCTCTCAAAACGCAAATCATGGCGAACAAGACAGAGCTGATGAAAACAAGCGCTCAAGACCAGTTCGCCAAATGGGCGAAGCTAAGGCGGAGTGTTGACAAAGGTCTCGCGGACCTGGAGAAACTTA ACTCTGAAATCGCGTCTGCTAAATCGGGGTTCGCCATGAAATTCAACACTGCTCTCTGGCTCTTAACCACAGGGTTGCAGTTTGTGGTGGGGTGGTGGTACCGAAAGCAACCCGTCTTTTTCCTTCCTGAAGGATGGTTCGGCCCCCTGGGATGGTGGTTGGCTTTGCCATTCGCACCAGCGG GCTCCGTGAGTGTTGGCGTGTGGCAAATGGCATGTCGACGCGTAATTGTGGTTGGTGAAAGAGTGGTGAAGGATTTTATTG GACCATCGACTGTCTCAGCTGACCCTTCAGAGAAAAGTGCCACATCTACTCCAAACAATACGCCCAAGAAAGAGAGCGAGAAGAAGGATTCTTGA
- a CDS encoding Type 2 glycosyltransferase has product MLYLTSDDFPIFVPFGVIGFYRYLWYLIRLAAAAAYRPVPLPENPTYIASEDVTIIVPTIDAGEEFKEAANSWLVGKPKEILIITEEKMLGPLQDLANEVDPERIRVLTVPYANKRLQMSHGIKNTTTDIIVFADDDAIWPSTMLPYMLACFEDQKVGGVGTSQRVQSVGSRMTVWEVLAAFRLTIRNIEIASSTHIDGGIPCLSGRTAAYRTVILKDPEFLYGFTHDYWLGKYQLNSGDDKFLTRWMVSHGWSTYVQCCKEAELLSTMKPNWRFLKQVLRWTRNTWRSDLRSLFMERHIWTAHPYVAYTMVDKLFNPLTLLVGPCLVSYLIYKSTIPIDQGGYHLRWWNIVLSYFVWLSATRTLKLMPHLWHQPSHIIYVPAFILFGYYFAIMKIYALCTLHETGWGTRAGIGDASAATAALDAQDKLQQDEKHNLNNNPYQQHHPPYSATTPNEHSPFRDHEDPSPSPYRDYPSTPNTGGNTATPVYASRNTSRKASTGGGQRRRGGDDGDDVELQVGYAK; this is encoded by the exons ATGTTGTACCTGACCTCTGATGACTTTCCAATAT TTGTTCCTTTTGGTGTCATTGG GTTCTACCGGTACCTATGGTATCTAATTCGTCTGGCCGCTGCAGCGGCATATCGCCCAGTACCACTGCCCGAAAATCCGACATACATTGCCTCTGAAGATGTAACCATCATCGTGCCTACCATCGACGCTGGCGAGGAATTCAAGGAAGCCGCCAATAGCTGGCTTGTTGGCAAACCCAAGGAAATTCTCATCATTACAGAGGAAAAAATGCTCGGTCCTTTGCAAGATCTCGCAAACGAGGTTGACCCGGAGCGGATACGAGTCCTCACCGTCCCCTACGCCAACAAGCGTCTACAAATGAGCCACGGCATCAAGAACACCACGACAGACATCATCGTCTTCGCTGACGACGACGCCATTTGGCCCTCGACCATGTTGCCTTACATGCTGGCGTGTTTCGAAGATCAGAAGGTCGGAGGTGTTGGTACCAGTCAGCGCGTGCAGTCGGTTGGAAGCCGCATGACCGTTTGGGAGGTCCTCGCCGCTTTCCGTTTGACTATCCGGAACATCGAAATTGCATCCTCAACACACATTGACGGCGGTATACCCTGCCTTTCTGGACGTACGGCCGCATACAGGACTGTCATCCTCAAGGACCCCGAATTTTTGTATGGTTTCACACACGACTATTGGTTAGGAAAATATCAGCTCAACTCCGGTGACGACAAGTTTTTGACTCGCTGGATGGTGAGCCATGGATGGAGCACGTATGTGCAATGCTGCAAAGAAGCAGAACTTCTTTCGACTATGAAACCCAATTGGCGATTCCTCAAACAGGTCCTCCGATGGACCCGAAATACCTGGCGATCAGATCTTCGCAGTCTCTTCATGGAGAGACATATCTGGACGGCACATCCCTACGTTGCTTATACCATG GTGGACAAACTCTTTAATCCTCTCACGCTCCTCGTGGGCCCTTGTCTAGTGTCGTACCTGATATACAAGAGTACCATTCCAATCGACCAGGGCGGGTACCATCTACGATGGTG GAACATCGTCTTGTCCTACTTTGTCTGGCTGTCGGCTACACGTACACTGAAGCTCATGCCCCATCTATGGCATCAACCCTCACACATCATCTATGTCCCCGCATTCATTCTTTTCGGATACTACTTTGCCATCATGAAAATTTACGCCCTTTGCACATTACACGAG ACCGGTTGGGGTACTCGCGCAGGTATCGGTGATGCCtccgccgccaccgccgccctCGACGCGCAAGACAAACTACAGCAAGACGAGAAGCAcaacctcaacaacaaccccTACCAGCAGCACCACCCACCATACAGCGCAACGACGCCGAACGAGCACTCGCCCTTCCGGGACCACGAGGACCCCAGTCCGTCGCCGTACCGCGACTATCCCTCCACACCGAACACTGGCGGCAACACCGCGACACCGGTGTATGCCTCACGCAATACGAGTCGTAAAGCCAGTACTGGCGGTGGACAGCGGCGGAGAGGTGGCGATGACGGCGACGATGTTGAGCTGCAGGTTGGGTATGCGAAGTGA
- a CDS encoding putative low-specificity L-threonine aldolase produces MSSFASIASQLKFDVVSKTHALDNANKRKEIARTFILPTEEMYSYAALATLGDDVYFEPSTAALEAHIAKITGKEAGVFLTSGTASNQIALRTHLKQPPYSVLCDHRAHIYKYEAGGAAFHSGAAIVAVAPTNKHHLTLQDVKDNIIISDDTHFAPTEVITLENTLNGTIIPQEEVIAISDYAHSLGLKLHLDGARIWHVAAETSTPLNELCDPFDSVSLCFSKGLGAPVGSCLVGSKEFITKARWFRTLFGGSMRQTGILAGAAAYALTHNFPQLPRVHALAKRLESGLEKIGANILSRAETCMVFYDPSPLGITYDEIGDRGSALPEPLFLGGSRLVVHIQTSDEAVDDFLHIVAQLAEEKKAAGFVRPEAHANGEIKDVYVRRVPKATK; encoded by the exons ATGTCTTCATTCGCTTCGATCGCAAGTCAGCTCAAGTTCGACGTTGTCTCCAAGACTCATGCTCTGGACAATGCTAATAAGCGCAAGGAAATAGCGCGTACTTTCATTT TGCCAACTGAAGAGATGTATTCTTACGCTGCGCTTGCAACCTTGGGAGATGATGTCTACTTCGAGCCATCTACAGC TGCCCTGGAAGCCCATATTGCAAAGATCACAGGCAAAGAAGCCGGTGTTTTTTTAACATCCGGTACTGCATCCAACCAAATTGCACTGAGAACTCATCTTAAACAACCTCCATACTCTGTTTTGTGCGACCATCGTGCACATATTTACAA GTACGAAGCAGGAGGTGCTGCCTTTCACTCCGGTGCTGCGATCGTTGCTGTTGCTCCGACTAATA AGCATCATCTCACACTTCAGGATGTCAAAGATAACATCATCATAAGTGATGATACTCATTT TGCACCAACAGAGGTTATTACGCTTGAAAATACTCTCAATGGAACCATCATCCCCCAGGAAGAGGTCATTGCTATCTCAGATTATGCCCACTCCTTAGGGTTGAAGTTACACCTCGATGgtgccagaatttggcaCGTTGCTGCAGAAACATCGACCCCTCTAAATGAGCTGTGCGACCCATTTGATTCTGTGAGCCTGTGCTTCAGCAAAGGTCTTG GCGCACCTGTCGGATCGTGCCTAGTAGGTTCCAAAGAGTTTATCACCAAAGCTCGATGGTTCCGCACGCTTTTTGGAGGAAGCATGCGTCAGACAGGCATCcttgctggtgctgctgcatATGCTTTGACACACAACTTTCCTCAACTTCCACGAGTCCACGCTTTAGCCAAGCGACTAGAAAGCGGACTTGAGAAAATTGGGGCTAACATTTTAAGTAGGGCGGAAACTTGCATG GTATTCTACGATCCATCTCCTCTTGGCATTACTTATGACGAGATTGGCGACAGAGGATCAGCTCTTCCGGAACCCCTCTTCCTTGGTGGATCCCGTCTTGTAGTTCACATTCAAACATCGGACGAAGCTGTGGACGACTTTTTGCACATTGTTGCCCAGCTTgcagaagagaagaaggctgCCGGATTTGTCAGGCCTGAAGCCCATGCCAACGGTGAGATCAAGGACGTTTATGTTAGACGCGTGCCAAAGGCGACAAAGTGA
- a CDS encoding FK506-binding protein 2 — MKLFAWISAALFATVALADEVKTPPTELQIETTYLPDNCVTKAQTGDRIKVHYTGTLFSNGNKFDSSLDRGQPLPLTLGIGQVIQGWDKGLQGMCVKEKRTLTIPSDLAYGSRGFGSIIPANSALVFTVELVDLESTGKTREEL, encoded by the exons ATGAAGCTGTTTGCGTGGATCTCTGCTGCTCTCTTTGCCACCGTTGCTCTTGCTGATGAGGTTAAGACTCCTCCAACAGAGCTGCAGATTGAGACCACTTATCTGCCAGACAACTGTGTGACGAAAGCACAGACTGGCGATCGTATCAAGGTTCACTAT ACCGGAACCTTGTTCTCAAATGGAAACAAGTTTGATTCCAGTCTTGACCGTGGACAGCCCTTGCCTTTGACGC TCGGTATCGGCCAGGTCATTCAGGGATGGGACAAAGGTCTTCAAGGAATGTGTGTTAAGGAGAAGCGTACTCTCACCATCCCTTCCGACCTCGCATACG GATCTCGTGGATTTGGAAGCATTATTCCCGCCAACTCTGCCCTTGTTTTCACCGTCGAGCTCGTTGACCTGGAGTCTACTGGTAAGACTCGGGAAGAGTTGTAA
- a CDS encoding Short-chain dehydrogenase → MVFGGAAPSKDFNPARDLPSMKGKVVIVTGSSSGIGLAILQHLLRLGAKVYMAAPNDEKVKEALVRVDKEGREPGLGEVIWHELDLSDPRGAKSAAEQFMEKETRLDILINNAAQITDLGNPKLNADGVQFNMAINYLGPFVFTQTLLPLLESTAANGDDVRIVNVGSDGHKDVKFLDYGSIEAWNHKFRWTLLPTLERYKYSKLAVHLWTNNLTKRLTASNSKVMVLLAHPGAILSDGAIRSLKTLPLPRFWIWLMGTMMYSQELGAHTSVFAACAPRDNAEISHGAYIFPPNIARTQAPAALDEQKQQQLFLFTEELLKSIGLS, encoded by the exons ATGGTGTTTGGCGGCGCTGCTCCGTCAAAGGATTTCAATCCAGCTCGAGACCTGCCGTCAATGAAAGGCAAAGTTGTGATCGTGACAGGGTCAAG TAGCGGTATAGGTTTAGCAATTCTTCAGCATTTACTCAGACTTGGAGCTAAA GTATACATGGCTGCTCCAAACGATGAGAAGGTCAAGGAAGCGCTTGTGCGCGTCGATAAAGAAGGACGTGAACCTGGTCTTGGAGAGGTCATCTGGCATGAACTCGACCTCTCAGATCCACGAGGAGCGAAATCAGCGGCAGAGCAATTCATGGAGAAAGAAACTCGATTAGATATTCTCA TCAATAATGCAGCACA GATAACTGACCTCGGTAACCCCAAACTCAATGCGGATGGTGTTCAGTTTAACATGGCAATAAA CTACCTAGGACCATTTGTTTTCACCCAAACTCTTCTCCCGCTCCTGGAGTCGACAGCGGCGAATGGGGACGATGTCCGGATCGTAAAT GTTGGCTCAGATGGACACAAAGATGTCAAATTTCTCGACTACGGCTCCATTGAGGCCTGGAACCACAAATTCCGGTGGACTCTGCTCCCGACGCTCGAGCGGTACA AATACTCCAAGCTTGCTGTGCATTTATGGACCAACAATCTCACAAAACGTCTCACTGCGTCCAATTCCAAAGTGATGGTTCTTCTGGCGCATCCTGGCGCCATTCTAAGT GATGGCGCAATACGGTCTCTGAAAACTTTACCTCTTCCCCGCTTTTGGATATGGCTCATGGGTACAATGATGTACTCTCAAGAACTGGGTGCCCATACATCCGTGTTTGCCGCATGTGCTCCTCGAGATAATGCTGAAATATCCCATGGAGCGTATATTTTTCCACCCAATATTGCGCGGACCCAAGCTCCAGCGGCTCTCGATGAACAAAAGCAGCAACAGCTATTTCTCTTCACAGAGGAGTTGTTGAAAAGCATAGGTCTTTCATAA